In a single window of the Aedes aegypti strain LVP_AGWG unplaced genomic scaffold, AaegL5.0 Primary Assembly AGWG_AaegL5_hic_scaff_1171_PBJ_arrow, whole genome shotgun sequence genome:
- the LOC110680302 gene encoding farnesol dehydrogenase-like, whose protein sequence is MDRWQNRVAAVTGASAGIGWAIAKALLQSGMIVVGMARRVDKIEELKSSLDDKLKLRFHACKCDVSSEKDIVAAFKWIDSNLGGADVLVNNAGVLKSTQLIEPGNTQMIRDVVETNIMGLILCAREAYQSMKRRSVDGHIVNMNSVVGHGVPVGVDTLTTYNVYPATKHAVTALTETFRIELLNDNNKVKLTSISPGAVRTDIFNDPDLLKKPIPFLEPDDIANSVLHVISTPKHVEIKELTIKPLGERF, encoded by the exons ATGGATCGTTGGCAGAATCGTGTAGCCGCAGTAACGGGTGCTAGTGCCGGAATAGGATGGGCCATCGCTAAGGCTCTCCTGCAATCTGGCATGATTGTCGTCGGCATGGCAAGGCGTGTCGACAAAATAGAAGAACTCAAATCATCGCTAGACGACAAATTAAAACTGAGGTTCCACGCCTGCAAGTGCGACGTGAGCAGTGAAAAGGATATTGTGGCAGCTTTCAAGTGGATCGACTCTAATCTCGGTGGTGCGGATGTGCTGGTGAACAATGCTGGTGTTCTGAAATCTACTCAACTTATCGAACCCGGAAATACTCAGATGATTCGCGATGTAgtagaaactaacatcatgggTCTGATCTTGTGTGCCCGTGAAGCATACCAATCAATGAAACGACGCAGCGTTGATGGTCATATCGTTAACATGAACAGTGTTGTAGGACACGGAGTACCGGTTGGAGTTGATACTCTGACCACATACAATGTCTATCCAGCAACAAAACATGCAGTAACCGCTCTCACTGAAACGTTTCGTATAGAATTATTGAACGataataataaagtcaaactGACG AGTATAAGTCCTGGAGCAGTCCGAACAGATATTTTCAACGATCCGGATTTACTAAAGAAACCAATACCATTCCTGGAGCCCGACGATATAGCCAATAGTGTGCTACACGTGATTTCAACTCCAAAGCATGTTGAG ATCAAAGAGCTTACTATAAAACCGCTCGGAGAGCGATTCTAA